A window of Oncorhynchus tshawytscha isolate Ot180627B linkage group LG10, Otsh_v2.0, whole genome shotgun sequence contains these coding sequences:
- the LOC112260180 gene encoding kinesin-like protein KIF1A isoform X19: protein MAGASVKVAVRVRPFNSREIGKDSKCIIQMSGNTTTIINPKQPKENKSYNFDYSYWSHTTPEDINYHSQKQVYKDIGEEMLLHAFEGYNVCIFAYGQTGSGKSYTMMGKQDQKDQQGIIPLLCEDLFTKISDSNKENSLSYSVEVSYMEIYCERVRDLLNPKNKGNLRVREHPLMGPYVEDLSKLAVTSYNDIQDLMESGNKARTVAATNMNETSSRSHAVFNIIFTQKKHDMDSENTSEKVSKISLVDLAGSERADSTGAKGTRLKEGANINKSLTTLGKVISALAEVDSAPNKNKKKKKVESHIPYRDSVLTWLLRENLGGNSRTAMVAALSPADINYDETLSTLRYADRAKQIRCNAVINEDPNNRLVRELKEEVCRLKDLLYAQGLGDIIDMTNAMTGMSPSPSLSALSSRAGSMANLHDRIFSPASEEAIERLKETEKIIAELNETWEEKLRRTEDIRMQREALLAEMGVAMREDGGTVGVFSPKKTPHLVNLNEDPLMSECLLYYIKDGTTKVGRDDARSRQDIVLSGHFIQDEHCTFSSTAGSGGEGNVILEPCEGAEIYVNGKLVTTPTLLRSGNRIIMGKSHVFRFNDPEQARQERERTPCAETPVEPVDWAFAQRELLEKQGIDMKQEMESRLQELEDQYRREREEASNLLEQQRLDYESKLEALQKQVDRNSRYLESPDEEEEPEEEVPWTKREMELASWAFRKWRFYQFTSLRDLLWGNAIFLKEANAISVELKKKVQFQFVLLTDTLYSPLPPDLLPPSVAMEREKRPFPSTIVAVEVQDQKNGATHYWTLEKLRQRLDLMREMYDRAAEVPSSTVEDCDQALTGGDPFYDRFPWFRLVGRAFVYLSNLLYPVPLVHRVAIVSEKGEVKGFLRVAVQAISADEEAPDYGSGVRQSGTAKISFEDQQFEKFQTESCSGGMSHSNTSHEELRFVEGEGQNSDVGADPDEVNNNTCADLSPVTATPEVPRSPLKGGLGLELPLEKALSHLHIGSTFTFRVTVLQASSISAEYADIFCQFKNDSILSWFKQTKFSCFIHRHDEAFSTEPLKNTGRGPPLGFYHVQNITVEVTKSFVEYIKTQPIVFEVFGHYQKHPFPPLCKDLISSHFYFSPLRPSRRQFPRVMPLSKPVPATKLNTLTRSTAGPCHSKYDLMAFFEICELEANGDYIPSVVDHRGGMPCHGTFLLHQGIQRRITVTIAHETGNDVEWKEVKELVVGRIRNTPEADETIIDPNILSLNILSAGYIWPSYNDNMSLGVDHRTFYRFEAAWDSSMHNSLLLNRVTPYGEKIYITLSAYLEMENCTQPTVITKDFCMVFYSRDAKLPASRSIRNLFSTGCLRPSESNRVTGVYEVSLCHVADAGSPGMQRRRRRVLDTSVAYVRGEENLAGWRPRSDSLILDHQWELEKLSLLQEVEKTRHYLLLREKLEATLAVGQDALCKSGDLSDFAKSPILSHCLGGSPALESPSQRQRELAAKCLRLLMHTFNREYSQVSSSASESKLSEMSASLMSPSSSSLSTLTPSSTCPSLVERHYDIRHTEPSSGASSPDLDPFSPVDKKRTLGRGCTFVPDIQEIRVSPIVSKKGYLHFLEPHTSGWVKRYVVVRRPYVYLYRNERDSVERSVINLSSAQVEYSEDKQTLLRTPNTFAVCTEHRGILLQASNDKEMHDWLYAFNPLLAGTIRSKLSRRKSGQRM from the exons ATGGCGGGGGCTTCAGTGAAGGTGGCCGTCCGGGTCCGTCCCTTCAACTCTCGAGAGATCGGGAAGGACAGCAAGTGCATCATCCAGATGTCAGGGAACACCACAA CAATCATAAACCCCAAACAGCCGAAGGAGAACAAGAGCTATAACTTCGACTACTCTTACTGGTCACACACAACA CCAGAGGACATCAACTATCATTCCCAGAAGCAGGTGTACAAGGACATTGGGGAGGAGATGTTGCTGCATGCCTTTGAGGGATACAATGTTTGTATCTTTGCCTATGGCCAGACTGGATCTGGGAAGAGCTACACCATGATGGGCAAGCAGGACCAGAAGGATCAGCAAGGCATCATCCCTCTG CTGTGTGAGGACCTATTCACCAAGATAAGTGACAGCAATAAGGAAAACAGCTTGTCCTACTCTGTGGAG GTGAGCTACATGGAGATCTACTGTGAGCGTGTGCGGGACCTGCTGAACCCGAAGAACAAGGGGAACCTGCGTGTGAGAGAGCACCCCTTGATGGGGCCCTACGTGGAGGACCTGTCCAAGCTGGCCGTTACCTCCTACAATGACATCCAGGACCTCATGGAGTCTGGCAACAAGGCCAG GACGGTGGCAGCCACCAACATGAACGAGACCAGCAGCCGCTCTCATGCTGTCTTCAACATCATCTTCACGCAGAAGAAACACGACATGGATTCAGAAAACACATCTGAGAAG GTGAGCAAGATCAGCCTGGTGGATCTGGCTGGGAGTGAGAGAGCAGACTCTACAGGAGCCAAAGGAACCAGGCTGAAG GAAGGAGCAAATATCAATAAATCTTTGACCACACTGGGGAAAGTCATCTCTGCATTAGCTGAAGTG GACTCAGCACCAAATAAG aacaagaagaagaagaaggtggAGAGCCACATCCCCTATAGAGACTCAGTGCTGACCTGGCTTCTTAGAGAGAATCTGG GAGGTAACTCTCGCACCGCCATGGTGGCAGCCCTCAGCCCTGCTGACATCAACTATGACGAGACCCTGAGCACCCTCAG GTATGCTGACCGCGCCAAACAGATCCGCTGTAACGCCGTCATCAACGAGGACCCCAACAACCGTCTGGTGCGTGagctgaaggaggaggtgtgcCGACTCAAGGATCTCCTCTACGCCCAGGGCCTGGGAGATATCATAGACA TGACCAATGCCATGACTGGGATGagcccttccccctctctctccgccctgTCCAGCCGTGCGGGCTCCATGGCAAACCTGCATGACCGCATCTTCAGCCCTGCCTCTGAGGAGGCCATAGAGAGACTCAag GAAACAGAGAAAATCATTGCTGAGCTTAATGAGACATGGGAGGAGAAGCTGCGCCGTACTGAAGATATCCGGATGCAGAG GGAGGCCCTACTGGCTGAGATGGGTGTGGCCATGAGAGAAGATGGAGGCACCGTGGGCGTGTTCTCCCCCAAGAAG ACCCCTCACCTGGTGAACCTGAATGAGGACCCACTGATGTCTGAGTGCTTACTCTACTACATCAAAGATGGGACCACCAA GGTTGGACGTGACGACGCCAGAAGTCGCCAGGACATTGTGCTCAGTGGCCATTTTATCCAAGACGAGCACTGCACCTTCAGTAGCACCGCAGGCTCCGGCGGAGAAG GGAATGTCATCCTGGAGCCCTGCGAGGGGGCTGAGATCTACGTCAACGGGAAACTGGTGACCACGCCTACTCTGCTTCGTTCAG GAAATCGCATTATCATGGGGAAGAGCCATGTGTTCCGCTTCAATGACCCGGAGCAGGCGCGGCAGGAGCGGGAGAGGACGCCCTGCGCCGAGACCCCCGTGGAGCCCGTGGACTGGGCCTTCGCCCAGAGAGAGCTGCTGGAGAAACAGGGCATCGACATGAAGCAGGAGATGGAGTCAAG GCTTCAAGAGTTAGAAGATCAATACCGCCGAGAACGAGAGGAGGCCAGTAACCTTCTGGAACAACAGAGACTG GACTATGAGAGTAAACTGGAAGCCCTGCAGAAACAGGTGGACAGAAACTCCCGTTACCTGGAGTCCCCAGACGAAGAAGAGGAGCCTGAGGAGGAAG TTCCGTGGACAAAGCGTGAGATGGAGCTTGCATCCTGGGCGTTCCGTAAGTGGCGTTTCTACCAGTTCACCTCCCTCAGGGACCTGCTGTGGGGCAATGCCATCTTCCTCAAGGAAGCCAACGCCATCAGTGTGGAGCTCAAGAAGAAG GTCCAGTTCCAGTTTGTGCTCCTGACAGACACACTGTACTCCCCGTTGCCCCCGGACCTGCTGCCCCCCAGCGTGGCCATGGAGCGGGAGAAACGGCCCTTCCCCAGCACCATCGTAGCTGTGGAGGTCCAGGACCAGAAGAACGGGGCCACACATTACTGGACCCTGGAGAAActcag ACAGAGGCTGGACCTGATGAGGGAGATGTACGACCGTGCGGCGGAGGTTCCTAGCAGCACTGTGGAGGACTGTGACCAGGCTCTGACTGGAGGAGACCCCTTTTATGACCGCTTCCCATGGTTCCGTCTGGTGGGCAG GGCCTTTGTGTACCTGAGTAACCTGCTGTACCCTGTGCCGCTCGTGCACCGCGTGGCCATCGTCAGTGAGAAGGGAGAGGTGAAGGGCTTCCTCAGGGTGGCAGTACAGGCCATCTCAG CTGATGAAGAAGCCCCTGACTATGGTTCTGGCGTAAGGCAGTCAGGAACCGCCAAGATATCCTTTGAGGACCAACAGTTTGAGAAG TTCCAGACAGAGTCGTGTTCCGGCGGCATGTCCCATTCTAACACCTCTCACGAAGAGCTACGCTTCGTGGAAGGGGAGGGACAGAACTCTGATGTAGGAGCTGACCCTGACGAGGTCAACAATAACACCTGTGCAG ACTTGTCCCCCGTCACAGCCACACCAGAGGTCCCCAGGAGCCCACTGAAGGGTGGTCTGGGTCTGGAGCTGcccctggagaaggccctgtccCACCTCCACATAGGCTCCACCTTCACCTTCAGGGTCACAGTCCTGCAGGCCTCCAGCATTTCCGCTGAGTATGCTGACATCTTCTGCCAGTTCAA AAACGACTCCATCCTCTCTTGGTTTAAACAAACAAAATTCTCATG CTTCATCCACCGACATGATGAGGCTTTCTCCACTGAGCCACTCAAGAACACTGGCAGAGGACCTCCGCTGGGATTCTACCATGTACAGAAT ATCACAGTAGAGGTTACCAAGTCGTTTGTGGAGTACATCAAGACCCAGCCCATCGTCTTTGAGGTGTTTGGCCACTATCAGAAACATCCATTCCCACCCCTCTGCAAAGACCTCATCAG TTCACACTTCTATTTCAGTCCCCTTCGACCTTCTAGGAGGCAGTTCCCAAGGGTCATGCCCTTGTCTAAACCAG TACCAGCCACCAAGCTGAATACCCTGACCCGTTCCACGGCCGGCCCATGCCACTCCAAATATGACCTCATGGCCTTCTTCGAGATCTGTGAGCTGGAGGCCAATGGAGA CTATATCCCTTCAGTGGTGGACCACAGAGGGGGCATGCCCTGCCACGGAACCTTCCTGCTTCATCAGGGCATCCAGCGGAGGATCACAGTCACCATAGCGCACGAGACAGGAAATGACGTGGAGTGGAAGGAGGTCAAGGAGCTGGTGGTGG GGCGGATCCGGAATACTCCAGAGGCTGATGAGACCATCATCGACCCCAACATCCTGTCTCTCAACATTCTATCTGCGGGCTACATCTGGCCCTCATATAATGACAA CATGTCCCTGGGAGTTGACCATAG GACGTTTTACCGATTTGAGGCGGCATGGGATAGCTCCATGCACAACTCCCTCCTCCTGAACCGTGTCACTCCCTATGGAGAAAAGATCTACATCACTCTCTCCGCTTACCTAGAG ATGGAGAACTGCACCCAACCAACAGTGATCACCAAAGACTTCTGTATGGTGTTCTACTCCCGTGACGCCAAGCTCCCCGCCTCTCGCTCCATCAGGAACCTCTTCAGCACCGGCTGTCTCAGGCCCTCAGAAAG taatcGTGTCACTGGAGTGTATGAAGTCAGTCTCTGCCATGTCGCTGATGCCGGAAGTCCCG GCATGCAGCGGCGGCGCAGGCGCGTCTTGGACACCTCGGTGGCATACGTCCGTGGGGAAGAGAACCTGGCTGGGTGGAGGCCCCGTAGCGACAGCCTCATCCTGGACCACCAATGGGAGCTGGAGAAACTCAGCCTTCTGCAGGAG GTGGAGAAGACCAGGCACTACCTGCTGCTGCGGGAGAAACTGGAGGCCACCCTGGCAGTGGGGCAGGACGCTCTCTGCAAGAGTGGTGACCTTAGCGACTTTGCCAAGAGCCCCATCCTCAGCCACTGCCTCGGGGGTAGCCCCGCCCTGGAGAGCCCCAGCCAGAGGCAGAGGGAGCTGGCTGCCAAG TGTCTGCGGCTGCTCATGCACACGTTCAACAGGGAGTACAGCCAGGTGAGCAGCAGTGCCAGTGAGAGCAAG cTGTCTGAGATGTCAGCGTCGCTGATGTCTCCATCCTCTTCTAGTCTGAGCACGCTAACTCCGTCCTCTACTTGCCCCTCATTGGTGGAGAGACATTATGACATCAG ACACACTGAGCCCAGCTCTGGCGCTTCCAGCCCAGACCTGGACCCCTTCAGTCCTGTGGACAAGAAGAGGACCCTGGGTAGAGGCTGCACCTTCGTCCCTGACATCCAGGAGATCCGCGTCAG CCCCATCGTGTCTAAGAAAGGCTACCTACACTTCCTGGAGCCCCACACCAGTGGCTGGGTGAAGCGCTATGTAGTGGTGCGCCGGCCCTACGTCTACCTGTACCGCAACGAGAGGGACAGTGTGGAGCGTTCCGTCATCAACCTTTCCTCCGCCCAGGTGGAATACAGCGAGGACAAGCAGACTCTCCTCCGG
- the LOC112260180 gene encoding kinesin-like protein KIF1A isoform X18, with protein sequence MAGASVKVAVRVRPFNSREIGKDSKCIIQMSGNTTTIINPKQPKENKSYNFDYSYWSHTTPEDINYHSQKQVYKDIGEEMLLHAFEGYNVCIFAYGQTGSGKSYTMMGKQDQKDQQGIIPLLCEDLFTKISDSNKENSLSYSVEVSYMEIYCERVRDLLNPKNKGNLRVREHPLMGPYVEDLSKLAVTSYNDIQDLMESGNKARTVAATNMNETSSRSHAVFNIIFTQKKHDMDSENTSEKVSKISLVDLAGSERADSTGAKGTRLKEGANINKSLTTLGKVISALAEVDSAPNKNKKKKKVESHIPYRDSVLTWLLRENLGGNSRTAMVAALSPADINYDETLSTLRYADRAKQIRCNAVINEDPNNRLVRELKEEVCRLKDLLYAQGLGDIIDMTNAMTGMSPSPSLSALSSRAGSMANLHDRIFSPASEEAIERLKETEKIIAELNETWEEKLRRTEDIRMQREALLAEMGVAMREDGGTVGVFSPKKTPHLVNLNEDPLMSECLLYYIKDGTTKVGRDDARSRQDIVLSGHFIQDEHCTFSSTAGSGGEGNVILEPCEGAEIYVNGKLVTTPTLLRSGNRIIMGKSHVFRFNDPEQARQERERTPCAETPVEPVDWAFAQRELLEKQGIDMKQEMESRLQELEDQYRREREEASNLLEQQRLDYESKLEALQKQVDRNSRYLESPDEEEEPEEEVFPIVPWTKREMELASWAFRKWRFYQFTSLRDLLWGNAIFLKEANAISVELKKKVQFQFVLLTDTLYSPLPPDLLPPSVAMEREKRPFPSTIVAVEVQDQKNGATHYWTLEKLRQRLDLMREMYDRAAEVPSSTVEDCDQALTGGDPFYDRFPWFRLVGRAFVYLSNLLYPVPLVHRVAIVSEKGEVKGFLRVAVQAISADEEAPDYGSGVRQSGTAKISFEDQQFEKFQTESCSGGMSHSNTSHEELRFVEGEGQNSDVGADPDEVNNNTCADLSPVTATPEVPRSPLKGGLGLELPLEKALSHLHIGSTFTFRVTVLQASSISAEYADIFCQFKNDSILSWFKQTKFSCFIHRHDEAFSTEPLKNTGRGPPLGFYHVQNITVEVTKSFVEYIKTQPIVFEVFGHYQKHPFPPLCKDLISSHFYFSPLRPSRRQFPRVMPLSKPVPATKLNTLTRSTAGPCHSKYDLMAFFEICELEANGDYIPSVVDHRGGMPCHGTFLLHQGIQRRITVTIAHETGNDVEWKEVKELVVGRIRNTPEADETIIDPNILSLNILSAGYIWPSYNDNMSLGVDHRTFYRFEAAWDSSMHNSLLLNRVTPYGEKIYITLSAYLEMENCTQPTVITKDFCMVFYSRDAKLPASRSIRNLFSTGCLRPSESNRVTGVYEVSLCHVADAGSPGMQRRRRRVLDTSVAYVRGEENLAGWRPRSDSLILDHQWELEKLSLLQEVEKTRHYLLLREKLEATLAVGQDALCKSGDLSDFAKSPILSHCLGGSPALESPSQRQRELAAKCLRLLMHTFNREYSQVSSSASESKLSEMSASLMSPSSSSLSTLTPSSTCPSLVERHYDIRHTEPSSGASSPDLDPFSPVDKKRTLGRGCTFVPDIQEIRVSPIVSKKGYLHFLEPHTSGWVKRYVVVRRPYVYLYRNERDSVERSVINLSSAQVEYSEDKQTLLRTPNTFAVCTEHRGILLQASNDKEMHDWLYAFNPLLAGTIRSKLSRRKSGQRM encoded by the exons ATGGCGGGGGCTTCAGTGAAGGTGGCCGTCCGGGTCCGTCCCTTCAACTCTCGAGAGATCGGGAAGGACAGCAAGTGCATCATCCAGATGTCAGGGAACACCACAA CAATCATAAACCCCAAACAGCCGAAGGAGAACAAGAGCTATAACTTCGACTACTCTTACTGGTCACACACAACA CCAGAGGACATCAACTATCATTCCCAGAAGCAGGTGTACAAGGACATTGGGGAGGAGATGTTGCTGCATGCCTTTGAGGGATACAATGTTTGTATCTTTGCCTATGGCCAGACTGGATCTGGGAAGAGCTACACCATGATGGGCAAGCAGGACCAGAAGGATCAGCAAGGCATCATCCCTCTG CTGTGTGAGGACCTATTCACCAAGATAAGTGACAGCAATAAGGAAAACAGCTTGTCCTACTCTGTGGAG GTGAGCTACATGGAGATCTACTGTGAGCGTGTGCGGGACCTGCTGAACCCGAAGAACAAGGGGAACCTGCGTGTGAGAGAGCACCCCTTGATGGGGCCCTACGTGGAGGACCTGTCCAAGCTGGCCGTTACCTCCTACAATGACATCCAGGACCTCATGGAGTCTGGCAACAAGGCCAG GACGGTGGCAGCCACCAACATGAACGAGACCAGCAGCCGCTCTCATGCTGTCTTCAACATCATCTTCACGCAGAAGAAACACGACATGGATTCAGAAAACACATCTGAGAAG GTGAGCAAGATCAGCCTGGTGGATCTGGCTGGGAGTGAGAGAGCAGACTCTACAGGAGCCAAAGGAACCAGGCTGAAG GAAGGAGCAAATATCAATAAATCTTTGACCACACTGGGGAAAGTCATCTCTGCATTAGCTGAAGTG GACTCAGCACCAAATAAG aacaagaagaagaagaaggtggAGAGCCACATCCCCTATAGAGACTCAGTGCTGACCTGGCTTCTTAGAGAGAATCTGG GAGGTAACTCTCGCACCGCCATGGTGGCAGCCCTCAGCCCTGCTGACATCAACTATGACGAGACCCTGAGCACCCTCAG GTATGCTGACCGCGCCAAACAGATCCGCTGTAACGCCGTCATCAACGAGGACCCCAACAACCGTCTGGTGCGTGagctgaaggaggaggtgtgcCGACTCAAGGATCTCCTCTACGCCCAGGGCCTGGGAGATATCATAGACA TGACCAATGCCATGACTGGGATGagcccttccccctctctctccgccctgTCCAGCCGTGCGGGCTCCATGGCAAACCTGCATGACCGCATCTTCAGCCCTGCCTCTGAGGAGGCCATAGAGAGACTCAag GAAACAGAGAAAATCATTGCTGAGCTTAATGAGACATGGGAGGAGAAGCTGCGCCGTACTGAAGATATCCGGATGCAGAG GGAGGCCCTACTGGCTGAGATGGGTGTGGCCATGAGAGAAGATGGAGGCACCGTGGGCGTGTTCTCCCCCAAGAAG ACCCCTCACCTGGTGAACCTGAATGAGGACCCACTGATGTCTGAGTGCTTACTCTACTACATCAAAGATGGGACCACCAA GGTTGGACGTGACGACGCCAGAAGTCGCCAGGACATTGTGCTCAGTGGCCATTTTATCCAAGACGAGCACTGCACCTTCAGTAGCACCGCAGGCTCCGGCGGAGAAG GGAATGTCATCCTGGAGCCCTGCGAGGGGGCTGAGATCTACGTCAACGGGAAACTGGTGACCACGCCTACTCTGCTTCGTTCAG GAAATCGCATTATCATGGGGAAGAGCCATGTGTTCCGCTTCAATGACCCGGAGCAGGCGCGGCAGGAGCGGGAGAGGACGCCCTGCGCCGAGACCCCCGTGGAGCCCGTGGACTGGGCCTTCGCCCAGAGAGAGCTGCTGGAGAAACAGGGCATCGACATGAAGCAGGAGATGGAGTCAAG GCTTCAAGAGTTAGAAGATCAATACCGCCGAGAACGAGAGGAGGCCAGTAACCTTCTGGAACAACAGAGACTG GACTATGAGAGTAAACTGGAAGCCCTGCAGAAACAGGTGGACAGAAACTCCCGTTACCTGGAGTCCCCAGACGAAGAAGAGGAGCCTGAGGAGGAAG TTTTTCCCATAGTTCCGTGGACAAAGCGTGAGATGGAGCTTGCATCCTGGGCGTTCCGTAAGTGGCGTTTCTACCAGTTCACCTCCCTCAGGGACCTGCTGTGGGGCAATGCCATCTTCCTCAAGGAAGCCAACGCCATCAGTGTGGAGCTCAAGAAGAAG GTCCAGTTCCAGTTTGTGCTCCTGACAGACACACTGTACTCCCCGTTGCCCCCGGACCTGCTGCCCCCCAGCGTGGCCATGGAGCGGGAGAAACGGCCCTTCCCCAGCACCATCGTAGCTGTGGAGGTCCAGGACCAGAAGAACGGGGCCACACATTACTGGACCCTGGAGAAActcag ACAGAGGCTGGACCTGATGAGGGAGATGTACGACCGTGCGGCGGAGGTTCCTAGCAGCACTGTGGAGGACTGTGACCAGGCTCTGACTGGAGGAGACCCCTTTTATGACCGCTTCCCATGGTTCCGTCTGGTGGGCAG GGCCTTTGTGTACCTGAGTAACCTGCTGTACCCTGTGCCGCTCGTGCACCGCGTGGCCATCGTCAGTGAGAAGGGAGAGGTGAAGGGCTTCCTCAGGGTGGCAGTACAGGCCATCTCAG CTGATGAAGAAGCCCCTGACTATGGTTCTGGCGTAAGGCAGTCAGGAACCGCCAAGATATCCTTTGAGGACCAACAGTTTGAGAAG TTCCAGACAGAGTCGTGTTCCGGCGGCATGTCCCATTCTAACACCTCTCACGAAGAGCTACGCTTCGTGGAAGGGGAGGGACAGAACTCTGATGTAGGAGCTGACCCTGACGAGGTCAACAATAACACCTGTGCAG ACTTGTCCCCCGTCACAGCCACACCAGAGGTCCCCAGGAGCCCACTGAAGGGTGGTCTGGGTCTGGAGCTGcccctggagaaggccctgtccCACCTCCACATAGGCTCCACCTTCACCTTCAGGGTCACAGTCCTGCAGGCCTCCAGCATTTCCGCTGAGTATGCTGACATCTTCTGCCAGTTCAA AAACGACTCCATCCTCTCTTGGTTTAAACAAACAAAATTCTCATG CTTCATCCACCGACATGATGAGGCTTTCTCCACTGAGCCACTCAAGAACACTGGCAGAGGACCTCCGCTGGGATTCTACCATGTACAGAAT ATCACAGTAGAGGTTACCAAGTCGTTTGTGGAGTACATCAAGACCCAGCCCATCGTCTTTGAGGTGTTTGGCCACTATCAGAAACATCCATTCCCACCCCTCTGCAAAGACCTCATCAG TTCACACTTCTATTTCAGTCCCCTTCGACCTTCTAGGAGGCAGTTCCCAAGGGTCATGCCCTTGTCTAAACCAG TACCAGCCACCAAGCTGAATACCCTGACCCGTTCCACGGCCGGCCCATGCCACTCCAAATATGACCTCATGGCCTTCTTCGAGATCTGTGAGCTGGAGGCCAATGGAGA CTATATCCCTTCAGTGGTGGACCACAGAGGGGGCATGCCCTGCCACGGAACCTTCCTGCTTCATCAGGGCATCCAGCGGAGGATCACAGTCACCATAGCGCACGAGACAGGAAATGACGTGGAGTGGAAGGAGGTCAAGGAGCTGGTGGTGG GGCGGATCCGGAATACTCCAGAGGCTGATGAGACCATCATCGACCCCAACATCCTGTCTCTCAACATTCTATCTGCGGGCTACATCTGGCCCTCATATAATGACAA CATGTCCCTGGGAGTTGACCATAG GACGTTTTACCGATTTGAGGCGGCATGGGATAGCTCCATGCACAACTCCCTCCTCCTGAACCGTGTCACTCCCTATGGAGAAAAGATCTACATCACTCTCTCCGCTTACCTAGAG ATGGAGAACTGCACCCAACCAACAGTGATCACCAAAGACTTCTGTATGGTGTTCTACTCCCGTGACGCCAAGCTCCCCGCCTCTCGCTCCATCAGGAACCTCTTCAGCACCGGCTGTCTCAGGCCCTCAGAAAG taatcGTGTCACTGGAGTGTATGAAGTCAGTCTCTGCCATGTCGCTGATGCCGGAAGTCCCG GCATGCAGCGGCGGCGCAGGCGCGTCTTGGACACCTCGGTGGCATACGTCCGTGGGGAAGAGAACCTGGCTGGGTGGAGGCCCCGTAGCGACAGCCTCATCCTGGACCACCAATGGGAGCTGGAGAAACTCAGCCTTCTGCAGGAG GTGGAGAAGACCAGGCACTACCTGCTGCTGCGGGAGAAACTGGAGGCCACCCTGGCAGTGGGGCAGGACGCTCTCTGCAAGAGTGGTGACCTTAGCGACTTTGCCAAGAGCCCCATCCTCAGCCACTGCCTCGGGGGTAGCCCCGCCCTGGAGAGCCCCAGCCAGAGGCAGAGGGAGCTGGCTGCCAAG TGTCTGCGGCTGCTCATGCACACGTTCAACAGGGAGTACAGCCAGGTGAGCAGCAGTGCCAGTGAGAGCAAG cTGTCTGAGATGTCAGCGTCGCTGATGTCTCCATCCTCTTCTAGTCTGAGCACGCTAACTCCGTCCTCTACTTGCCCCTCATTGGTGGAGAGACATTATGACATCAG ACACACTGAGCCCAGCTCTGGCGCTTCCAGCCCAGACCTGGACCCCTTCAGTCCTGTGGACAAGAAGAGGACCCTGGGTAGAGGCTGCACCTTCGTCCCTGACATCCAGGAGATCCGCGTCAG CCCCATCGTGTCTAAGAAAGGCTACCTACACTTCCTGGAGCCCCACACCAGTGGCTGGGTGAAGCGCTATGTAGTGGTGCGCCGGCCCTACGTCTACCTGTACCGCAACGAGAGGGACAGTGTGGAGCGTTCCGTCATCAACCTTTCCTCCGCCCAGGTGGAATACAGCGAGGACAAGCAGACTCTCCTCCGG